The DNA region CGATACGCGCAGGCGACGGGGCAGTTGGGACGCGAGGGGTTGGTCCCTCTGCTGGATGATGAGCTGATGTACGTGCGGCTGAATCCGCGCACGCATACTCCGTTTGGGCTGGGGCGGCTGGAGGTCGCATTCGAGACGGTGAATCAGTTCCTGAGCGCGAACCGTTATGCGGGGCGACTCGCGTCGAACTCTGTCGTGCAGTATGCGCTGTGGCTCAATGAGGCTACGCCCGAGCAGCATGACCGCCTGATTCGCTGGTGGCAGGACGAGATCGAAGGTACGGGCCGCGTGCCTTTGCTGAGTTGCGAGCAGAAGCCCGAGGTGCTGCGGTTTGCCGGTGGAACCGATGCCGACCTGCGGCTGGCATGGCAGGAGATGCTGATTCGGCTGATTGCGAATGCGTTCGAGATACCTCCGATGCTGTTGGGATTGCAGGAGGGCCTCAACCGCTCGACTGCTGGCGAGCTGGCGGACGAGGCGTTCCAGAGCGCGATTGTGCCGGTGGCGAAGCTGCTGGCCGAGCACATCACACGCGACATCTTTGCGAAGAAGCTGGGCTGGCGCGAGTTCGAGTTCTGCTTCAACGATCTCGAGAGCAGGGACGAGACCGAAGAGCTGCAGATACAGACGGCACTGCTGCATGCGGGTGTGCTGACGGTGGATGAGGTGCGGCAGATGCGCGGACTGGCTCCGCTTACAACCGGGGAGGCGCAGTGAAGATCACGATCGATAATCTCGATGGCATGGGCGCGGTGGATTACAGCGGCACCGTGTGTGCGGACAGCCCGCTGAAGATCGAGCGCGTGCTGAACGCCCCTTCGCGGTGCAGCGGGATGCTCGATATCAGCGCCGAGGCGCTGGCTGCACCTGCACGACGCGGGCGCGTGGTGGTGACGTCGGATAACGGAACGATTCTGTTTACGGGCTATGTGGCGACGGAACCGGAACGCGTCTATGCCGGCGTGGCGACGATAGGGCCGGTGTATCGCTATGCGTTCAGCGCGATCAGCGACGAGTGGCTGCTGGACAAGCAGGCGACTCCGTTGAGCGGAGCCGGATTTGCGCTGCCGGGAGGGCAGGTGCTGACCACGCTAACCAACCGTGTCGACTGCGGCTTGTTCACGACCTCAGGTGTAGAGGGCGGCGCAAAGGTTGGCGTCTTTGAGCCGATGCAGACCGAGACCTGGTCGGGGAATGCAGGCCGCGTTGCGGACGCGATCTATGCGGCGTATCGCGTGCTGAATGGCGCGGTGACGATGCAGCCTGCGGGCGCGGTGACTCATGCTTTGAGCGATGGCGATGGGACATTGCAGATTGCAGCTTTGAAGACATCGGCAGTGAAGGAGCTGGCCAATGACGTGACCGTGAGCGGCGAGATGGAGCCCGCGGCGTACATCACCGAGGCCTTCGCGGGAGACGGCGCGACGACTGTGTTTCAGTTGGCGCAGACGCCGTTTCGTCCAAAGAAATCGGCCAACTCTTCGCGGCTGTTATCGGACAGCTTCAACGAAGGCGCATTTAATTCGCGAGTGTGGCAGCTCACCGATCCGGGCGCACACCTTGGATTTGGCGCATCGGGGCTGGCGATGACGGGAGGCAACGGATTCGATGGGCAGACGACCCTGACCGCTATCGACGGGGTGGAGATGGGCGGATCGCTGGTGATTGAGGCAGGAAATCTGCAACTTGGTGGGGCCAGCACCGGCGTGGTGTGCGGGCTTTACGGTGGCGCGACGCTGAGCGCGAACTGCCTCGCGGGTTACAACGTGAGACAGAGCGACGGCGCAACGGTCGTCGTGCCGTTGGTGAATGGGGCAGAGGCGGGTACGGTGTTTACGCTGCTGAGCGGACACACCTATACGCTGCGCATTCGGTTGCATTGTGTCGAGGCACAGCGGGTCTTGCAGGCGTACTACGCAATGGTGGATGGCGCGGTGCAGCAGTTCGGCGGCGGCGTGGTCGCGGCTCCCATGAGTGTTGTGTTTGAGCTGCAGGACCTGGGCGCGTCTTCGAATACACCAGCGACGTTGTTGTACGACGGTGCAGTGGCGACTTCGACGGCGAGTTGCAGCTTTGTTGCGGTGAACAGCGTGCAATTGTTTGGGTCCATGGGCTACTGCAGAGTGACGCAGACGGGATCGGCGTGGGTGACGAGCACGCTTCCCAGTGGAACAAGAGTGACCCGGTTGATTGGCGTGGCGGGGGAGGGTGTGGATTGCACGGTATCTGCAACTGGCAAAGTTACATTTATGGCGGGTCGCATTCCGGTTGCAGGAGAAATTGTAACTGTAACGTATCGTGGACAGCAGAGAGCAGTGGCGCGGCTGGAGAATGCTGCGAGCATTGCGGCGGAGGCGGCGGGCGGAGCGCCAGGTACGGCGCAGTGGCTTGGTAAAGTTACCTCGCCGGCGGCGCGCAGCTCGATGGACTGCGAGAACGCCGCGCTGGCGGTGCTTAGCTTTTCGGCCAGCCGCGCTGCGGCGATTGCGGGAACGTATGAGGCGGGGAATCCTGCGGATATCTGGCCGGGTGACGTTCTCGCCATTGCGAGCGGTGGCGAAACCATGAATGTCATCGTCCGCCGTGTGGAGGTCGCTAATGAATCCGCGTGGCCGGAGATGTTGACCTATCGCATCGCCTTTGCGAATGACTGGGCCGAGGGGCTGGGGCTGAAACTGTCGGAGGCGATTGCGGCGGATGCTCTGCTGCCGCAGACGGCGCTGACTACTGTCGGCAACGTGCTTGCGAACCTGCAACAGTTACAAATTGTGAGTGCTACCGGCACCACGCTGCAGTTGGATGCTGGCATGGCTCCTCCTGCGGGCGGTGGCTTGGAGGTACGACGGCGCGACTGGGACTTTGGGCCAGGCGTCGATCAGGATCTGGTGCTGCGCAGTCCGGTGCGGAATTTTTCGATTCCGCGCGAGGCACAGATAGAGCGGTACTACGTGCGGATGTACGACGGTTCGACGCCGCCGCTATATTCGCGATTTTCGAGTGCAGTGTTTACGGATTTACCGGTGGGATCATAAGGGGGCATGATGACAGAGTTTGAAGGACAGGTGCTGGCCGACCTGAGTGTTTTGAAGAGCCAGATGCAGCAGGTGATGGGGATAGGCCAACCGGGACGCTTGACGCAACTGGAAGAACGCGTGGAGCGGCATGAACGCAGCATGCAGAGGATGAAGGGTTTGTTTACCGCTGCCGGTGGCCTGGTGACGATGGTTCAGGTCGCGGTGGATTATTTTCGTCGCTGAGAAAGGTTTAACAACCGACCACGGATTACACGGATAAAGACGGATTTTAAATACTGAAAGAGAAAATCGGTGTTAAGTTTTTGATCCGTGTAGGTCCGCGAAATCCGTGGTCGGTTGTTTTGACCTGTCGGTGTTAAGTCGTTCGAAAACGTATAATCGTGGTCTATGAATGCCGAGCCGCTGATAGGAATTGTGATGGGGAGCCGCAATGATTATGCGGTGATGAAGGGCGCCGTCGAGGTGCTGAAGGAGTTCGGCGTGCCGCACGAGGTGCGTGTGGTTTCGGCGCATCGCACGCCGGAGCTGCTGTTTGAATACGCCGATGCGGCGATGGGACGCGGTCTGCGGGCGATCATCGCGGGCGCGGGTGGCGCGGCGCACCTGCCGGGAATGCTGGCGGCAAAGACCGTGGTTCCCGTGCTGGGCGTGCCGATTGCCGCGACGGCGTTGCAGGGGATGGACTCGCTATTGAGCATCGTTCAGATGCCGAAGGGAGTTCCCGTGGCGACGCTGGCGATTGGAGCGGCGGGCGCGGCAAATGCAGGACTTCTGGCGATTGCCATGCTGGCTACAACCGATCCGACGTTACGGTTGAAGTTGGTGGAGTGGCGTGCGGCACGACGAGACGAGGTACTGGGGCAGGTGGTTGGGGAAGATGAGGCCGGCGCGTGAGCTTGTCTAAATCCAAAAACAAAATACAGACAGCAAAGCCGATTCTTCCTGGCGCGACGATTGGGATCTTTGGTGGCGGGCAACTTGGGCGCATGACGGCCATGGCGGCGCGCGCGATGGGATATCGCATTCTTGTGCTCGATCCGGACCCGGCTTGTCCGGCACGGTTTGTGGTGGATGGATGCATCGAGGCGGGGTGGGACGATTCGCGCGAGGCGGCGAACCTGGCTCGTGGATGCGATGTGGTGACGCTCGAGATTGAACAGATTGCGGCGGCAAGCATGGAGGCTGCGGCAAACTTTGCTCCGGTACGTCCGAGCGGCGCGATGCTGGCGATCATTCAGAACAGGATTGAGCAGAAGGACTGGCTGCGGCGCAACGGGTTTCCCCTGGGAGAGTATCGCGCGGTGCAGTCGATCGATGAGTTGCGCAGCGCGATTGCCGAGCTTGGCGGCAGATGTTTTTGCAAGAGCGCGACTGGCGGCTACGATGGGCGCGGACAGGGCAAGGTTGGGTTTGCCGCGGGAGCTTCGTTTGAAGATGAAGTACGCGGCGCGTGGGCGGCTTTGGGAGAAGGCCCGGGCGTGGCGGAGAAGGCGATTGAATTGGATCGCGAGATCTCGGTGATGGTGGCGCGTGCTCCCAATGGCGAGGTGAAGGTCTTTTCGCCGGCGTTGAACCACCACGAGGATCAGATACTTGCGTGGAGCGTGATGCCTGCTCCGCTACCCGAGGCGATGGAGACCGAGGCGCGCAAGATCGCCGAAGAGATCGCGGACACGTTTCAGCTTGAGGGCGTGCTGGCGGTCGAGATGTTCTGCACGAAGGACGGGCGGCTGCTGGTGAATGAGCTGGCTCCGCGACCGCATAACAGCTACCACGCCAGCGAGCGGGCCTGTGTGACCAGCCAGTTCGAACAACTGGTGCGTGCGGTCTGCGATTTGCCGCTGGGCGATGTGGAGATCGTGCAGCCTGCCGCGATTGTGAACCTGCTGGGCGAGGTCTGGCTGAACGAGGATGGTACGGCGCGGGAGCCGAAGTTTGATGAGGCGCTGGCGGTGCCGGGGGTAAGGCTGCATCTGTATGAGAAACATCGTCCGCGCAAGGGGCGGAAGATGGGGCACCTTTCGGCTGTGGGCATGACGGCGGAAGAGGCGGTGGAACTGGTGTTGAAGGCTAAGGCGCTGCTGTAGCAACCAACGCATTTACAACTAATCTTCAACCCGACTCTAAACCGGAACAAACAGTAGCCGGTCTTACGTTGCTGAGAGCATCAGCCAAAATAGAGAAGACCACTTGTGACCACGTGATACGCGAAAAGACAGAATGCTAATACGCCAGCTAGGCACAGAACGGTGTTGACTTGTGCAGCCGGATTTTCCTTTGCTTTGATCAGAAAGGAGATAAAGGTGAAGGCCAGAACAATGGTCGAGAAGAAGAGCCAGACTAAATCTGCCCTAAAGCCGCACAGTCGAAGCCAACCAAAAAGCCGATCAGCTACACCGATCTTCTGCTCGCTTCCTTCGAACAAGATGACCAACTTAGAGCCACGAGTAATAGATTGAACGTCACCGTGAGGCGAAGCAGTACATCCATCTTTTTGGTAAAGCTCGAATATGATTGCCTTTGATGCTCGCTCATGGCCATGGGGCATAGTTTGCTACGTTGTCGTTGTGAAATCGGATAGTCCCATTGGCCATTCCGGCTAATCGAGCACCCGAATATTTGTAGTTCCATAAACAAGGCAGGCTCTCTGATGAGAGCCTGCCTTGTTTTGCTTATTTTTCTTTACCCGATGTCTTCGGACCAGTTTTCGAGGTAGGCCTTGAAGTCGGACATGAATTTGCCGGCGTCGGCTCCGTCGACGATGCGGTGGTCGAAGCCCAGCGTGAAGCGCTGGATCGAGCGGATGGCGATGACGTCGTTGCCGTCCTTGTCGGTGAGCACTTCGGCTTCCTTGTTCAAGCCGCCGATGCCGAGGATGGCGCTCTGCGGTTGGTTGATGATCGGCGTGCCGAACTGTTCTCCGAAGATGCCGGAGTTGGTCAGCGTGAAGGTGCCGCCGGAGATCTCGTCCGGGGCGAGCTTCTTGTTGCGTGCGCGATCGGCCACATCGACGATGCCACGAGCGATGCCGAGGAAGTTCTTCTCCTCAGTCTGCTTGAGGACGGGGACGATGAGACCCCAGTCCAGCGCGACCGCGATGCCGATGTTGATGTTCTTGTTGTAGAGGATGGCGTCGCCCTGGAGGAACGCATTGACGACGGGGTGCTTACGCAGCGCCACGATGGCAGCGCGGGTGATGAAGGGCATGTAGGTCAGCTTGACGCCGTTGCGCTGCTCGTACTTGCTCTTTTCCTTCTCACGCAGCTTGACGATGCGGGTCATGTCCACCTTGAAGACGGTGTGGACGTGCGGGCTGGTGCGTTTGGATTCGACCATGCGCTGGGCGATGATGGAGCGCATCTTCGACATGGGGACGAGTTCGCCGGGCTGCGGTGTTGGAGCAGCCGGTTTGGCTGCAGCGGCCGGTGCAGGTGCTGCAGGTGCAGCGGCGGCGGGCTTCGCGCCTCCCTCGAGGTGGCCGAGGATGTCGGTCTTGGTGATGCGGCCTTCAGAGCCGGTGCCCGGAATCTGCCTGAGATCAACGTTGTTGTCCTTGGCGATCTTGCGCACTAGCGGTGAGGAGCGGACACGCTCGCCTTCGGCGGCCGAGGGCGCGGGAGCTGCGGCAGGCGCGGCTTTTGTCGCAGCGGGAGCAGCAGCGGCGGGTGCCGCAGCCGGTGCCGCCTTGCCGGCAGCCCCGCCGATGACGGCGACGACGGTGTTGATGGTGACGGTCTTGCCTTCCTCGACCTTGATCTCGGAGAGGGTTCCGGCGACGGGCGAGGGAATCTCGGCGTCTACCTTGTCGGTGGAGATTTCGAAGATGGGCTCGTCGCGCTGGACGGTGTCGCCGACCTTCTTGAGCCACTTGGTGATGGTGCCCTCGGTGATGGACTCGCCCATCTGCGGCATCAGGACTTCGGTGCCCGGCCCGGCGGCAGACTCAGCAGCAGCGGCTGGCGGATTGCCCTGGGTTGCCGCAGGAGTTTCGGCGGCGGCGGGGGTAACAGTGTCCGCGGCGGGAGCGGCGGCGGTTTCGGCCTTTGCTGGCGCAGCGGCAGATGCGGAGCCATTCTCCGTGATGGTGGCGACGATGGTGTTGATGGTGACGGTCTTACCTTCCTCGACTTTGATCTCGGAGAGGGTTCCGGCGACGGGCGAGGGGATCTCGGCGTCGACCTTATCGGTTGAAATTTCAAAGAGCGGCTCGTCGCGCTGGATGGTGTCGCCGGGCTTCTTGAGCCACTTGGTGATGGTGCCTTCGGTGATGGATTCGCCCATCTGGGGCATAACTACGTCAGTCGGCATGAAGGATCCTTATGGTGATACCTGGCGCTGGTTATATTGCCGCGCAACTTTGGATTATAAGACGGTGTGTTGGAAACTGGCATGTTTAGCCGATAATCGGTGCCGGTGCGGTCACAAAGTGCAGGGCTGTTTTCCAAGGTGCTGTCTCAAACTCCAGTCCTCTCGGAGCACTACTCCGGAATCATCCCGATCGTTCCCAGCCATGTCTCCACCAACTCGGGCCATCTTGTCGCTGGAAGCTTCGTGCGCCGCAGGCCGAAGGCGTGGCCGCCGTGCGCGTAGAGATGCATCTCCACGGGGACCCTGGCATTTTTCAGCGCAATGTAGTAACTCAGCGAGTCGTCTACGTTGTCCACGTGGTCGTCCTCGTTCTGCAGCAGGAACGTAGGCGGCGTCTGGCTGGTGACAGGAATCTCCGGATTCAGCGAGAGATCTTTATCCGCGTTCGGAGGATGAGGAACGATAAACTTTTTGGTGCCTTGCGTGGCATCCCACTCAGCCGCGGAGAGCGACAGATGGCCCGGATAGATAGGGACGGCAAAGTCTGGGCGGCAGCTTTCTTTGTCGGCAGCATCGACAACGGGGTACAAACGCTTCGCGTAGTGCGTGCTGATCGCTGCCGCCAGATGGCCTCCCGCCGAAAAACCGAGCACACCAATCTTGTGCGGATCGATATGCCACTCCGCGGCGTGAAAGCGCACCAGCCCCAACGTTCTCTGCGCATCTTCGAGCGCCATCGGCGATTCCGGATACGGCCCCGATTTCGGATACTCGCCCACATCCGTCACGCGGTACTTCAGCAGCACGCACGTGATTCCCCTGGGAGTCAGCCAGTCGCAGATCTCCGAGCCTTCAAGGTCGATGGCGAGGATCTGATAGCCGCCGCCGGGAAATACGACCACCGCGGCGCCGGTATTCTTTCCCGTTGGCGAGTAGACGGTCATCGTAGGCTGCGAGACATTTTCGACCGCAAGCCACGGCCTGCCGGCGACCAGCTCCTTCGTGGCCAGCTCTGTAGTCTCGGGCCCCTTGGCTGGCTGCGCATCAGGCGGCGTTCCCGGCCAGATCGGTATTTGTACATGGCCCGGCGTGGGCTGCCAGGTGGTGGTCTGCGCGTTCAGAGCGGCGAACGGGAACATCATGCAAAGGGAAAGGAGAAGAGGCTTCGTCACAGTCTCCACAGAGTAATGGTGACGTTGGCTGTGAATTGGGAGTATCTGCAGGGAGTACATGCAACGGCAATGGCAGTTTTTAAACAGATTCGCGTGCGGTCGCACCTGCTGAATGAAGCAGCTCGTCGAGCGATTCGCACCAGAGCATCTGCCGCTCGAAGATACGGCCAAAGTTGCGGGCGGTGGAGTTGAGCGCGCTCTCCATGGTTGGCTGATGGTTGCTGTCGGCTTCCAGTTCGAGGCTGGTGACCTGGCGGTCGGTGATGCCGCAGGGGACGATCCACTCGAAGTCGCGGAGGTCGGTGGTGACGTTGAGCGCGAAGCCGTGCGAGGTGACGCCCTGCGAGACGTGGACGCCGATGGCGGCGATCTTCTTCTCCTGAATGCTGCCGCCTGCGATCGTCCAGACGCCGGTGCGTTTGGGGATGCGCTGTGTCATGACGCCGAAGTCGCCGCAGGTGCGGATGAGGACTTCTTCTAACAGGCGGACGTAGTCGACAGGGCCGAGATGCGGGCCCTTCTTGCCGGGGAGGTCGCCGCGCAGGTCGATGATGGGGTAGCCGACGAGTTGGCCGGGGCCGTGGTAGGTGACGTCGCCGCCGCGGTTGATCTCGTGCAGCTCGATGCCGCGCTGAACCAGGAACTCGTCGGAGGCGAGGATGTTGGAGCGGCTGGCATTGCGCCCTAAGGTGAGGACGGGAGGGTGTTCGAGCAGGAGAAGCGTGTCGCCGATAAGGTTCTGCTTGCGGGCGGCGATGACCTGCTGCTGGAGGGCTAGGCCGTCAGCATAGGGAATGCGGCCGAGATGGAGGAGGTGGATGAACATTGAAACAATACTGCGAGTTAGAAGACACAGCCCGATCTCGCGACCGGGCTGGTGTCTCCTTTATTTTGCGCGATCTAAACGTTGATGGCCATGCCCTCGACGCTGCTGAAAGCATCGAGCAGGCTTTCGGACAGCGTTGGGTGGGCGTGGATGGTGAACATCATCTCTTCGACCGTGGCTTCAAGCTCGAGCGCGGTGACGCACTCGGCGATCAGCTCCGTGGCGTTGGGCCCGATGATGTGGACGCCGAGGATCTCGCCGTACTTCGCATCGGAGACGACCTTGATGAAGCCATCGTGCGAGTCGAGGATCGTCGCCTTGGAGTTGCCGACGAAGGGGAACTTGCCGACCTTGACCTGGTAGCCCGCTTCCTTCGCCTTCGCCTCGGTGAGGCCGACGCTGCCGATCTGCGGGTCGCAGTAGGTGCAGCCGGGGACGCGGGCGCGGTTGACGGCGCGAGCGTATCTGCCCGCCAGCTTTGCCGCGACGACGAGGCCAGCCATCGCGCCGACGTGCGCGAGCTGAGGCAGACCGGCGACGATGTCGCCGATGGCGTAGACGCCGGGCTCGGTCGTCTCCATCCACTCGTTGGTGAGGATGAAGCCTCGGTCGGGGGTGATTTTGGTCTTGTCGAGGCCGACGTCAGAGGTGCGCGGTGCACGGCCTACGGCTACGAGCACCTTCTCCGCCTGCTTGGACTGGGCCTTGCCGTTTGCATCGGTCCACGAGATCAGAGCGCCATCCTTGTTCTTCTCGATCTTGGTGTCTTTCACCGACACGTGCATATCGATGCCGCGTTTCTTGAAGAGGCGCAGAAGCTCCTTGCTTACGTCTTCATCTTCCGCCGGGACCACTCGCGGCAGCATCTCGAGGACGGTGACATCCGTGCCGAAGCTCTTGAAGATGGAGGCGAACTCGACGCCGACCGCGCCTGAGCCGATGACGACGAGCGACTTCGGCAGCTTATCGATGGAGAGGACTTCGATGTTGGTCAGAATGGTCGAGTCGGCCTTGTAGCCGGGCAGCATACGGGCGTCGGAGCCGGTGGCGAGCACGACCTTCTTTGCCTTGACCGTCTCTTTTTTGCCAGCCTTGTCGACTTCGATGGAGAACACGCCCTCTTTTGCGGGGCCGGTGAGACGACCGTAGCCATTAACGACGGTGATCTTGTTCTTCTTCATCAGGAAGTCGAGGCCCTTGGTGTGTTTGGTGATGATCTCGTTCTTGCGCGCGAGCAGGTTCTTCCAGTTGAGCTTGGGCTGGCTTACGCCGTCGATGCCGTACTGCTCGGCGTGCTTCAGGTGGTCCCAGACCTCGGCGGAGAAGAGCATCGCCTTGGTGGGGATGCAGCCGACGTGCAGGCAGGTCCCGCCAAGCTTGTCGGTCGACTCAACCACGGCGGCCTTCAATCCATACTGCGCGGCGCGGATGGCGCAGGTATAGCCTGCCGGTCCGCCGCCAATCACTACCAGGTCATAAATCGTCTCTGCCAAGGGTTTTGCTCCATTTCCTGTTCTTTGCCAAACAATTTATCTTACCTCTGCCCCTTGCTGTGGCACGTCAATCGAGCCATTTTGCGGGCGAATATCGCAATCAGTGGGGGATCAGGCAAGACTCACAGGAATTAGATGCTGCACGGAAACGGTGGACTCGAGCGGCGGCAAACAGGGCTGCCTTTAGCTTCAGCGATCCTTTAGGCTGACAGGAAGATCGCCATCTCAGCTTGTCGCCGGACGAGAAGACCGGGCACAACCGCTGCGCCCGCGTGGTCCCACAACAGGAACTGCTGCGCCGCCAGTTCGAACTCGCCTGCGTTGACGTGGCGAAGCAGCGTTGAATCGATCAGCCTGCTGCAACCGAGGTTGAAGACGAAATCGACGAGTGCGTCGAAGTGGCACTGGCGGATGTCGGTGGTCACGGCACGATGGACGCAGGCTGCGGCGCGGGTAATATCGCTCCGCAGCAGGGTATCGGCCTGGGCGATGGTGATGGTGAGGCCTTGGTGGACATCTGGCCCGGTGTGACCGTAGCCGATGGTCCAGATGCCGGACTGGTCCTGATAGGCGGCGAGGCGCAGACCTTCGAATTGTTTGGTGAGCGCGTAACCTTTGTCGCCATAGCTGAATGCAGAAGCTGGCGCTTCGCCGGATCGAGGGTGAATGGTGGGCTCTAATTCGGATTGTTGTGGCTGCATTGATGCTCCTTTCAGGTATTCCCCGTGGTATCCGTGTGTAAAACGCATGTTTTCAATAAGATGAGGGGGTATTTGCGGATAAAGTATTCAGACAACCGGGATTTATAAATTCTTTGTCTTAACGAGTCAGGCCCAGCGTCTCCGCTGGGCCTGTGATTTTTCTCTAACTGTTCTCTAGTTTAAAGAATTGGGTATAACTAATTTGCAGTTTTTCGGAAAATATTTTTGGCGGTAAAGCCGTTTATTTTGTTCAGCTTGGATGTTTGAGGCGCGTGGAGAGGGGCTTGACAGCCGAAATGCTCCTGAACATGGCGGGGTCAGCCCAGAAGGCGGGCGACGTCCTTGGCGAAGTAGGTGACGATGAAGTCGGCCCCGGCGCGGCGGATGGAGAGCAGCGACTCCATCATGGCGCGTTCGGGTTCGAGCCATCCGCGCTGGAACGCCGCCTGCATCATGGAGTATTCGCC from Edaphobacter paludis includes:
- the lipB gene encoding lipoyl(octanoyl) transferase LipB, with amino-acid sequence MFIHLLHLGRIPYADGLALQQQVIAARKQNLIGDTLLLLEHPPVLTLGRNASRSNILASDEFLVQRGIELHEINRGGDVTYHGPGQLVGYPIIDLRGDLPGKKGPHLGPVDYVRLLEEVLIRTCGDFGVMTQRIPKRTGVWTIAGGSIQEKKIAAIGVHVSQGVTSHGFALNVTTDLRDFEWIVPCGITDRQVTSLELEADSNHQPTMESALNSTARNFGRIFERQMLWCESLDELLHSAGATARESV
- the purE gene encoding 5-(carboxyamino)imidazole ribonucleotide mutase, with product MNAEPLIGIVMGSRNDYAVMKGAVEVLKEFGVPHEVRVVSAHRTPELLFEYADAAMGRGLRAIIAGAGGAAHLPGMLAAKTVVPVLGVPIAATALQGMDSLLSIVQMPKGVPVATLAIGAAGAANAGLLAIAMLATTDPTLRLKLVEWRAARRDEVLGQVVGEDEAGA
- a CDS encoding alpha/beta hydrolase, whose amino-acid sequence is MTKPLLLSLCMMFPFAALNAQTTTWQPTPGHVQIPIWPGTPPDAQPAKGPETTELATKELVAGRPWLAVENVSQPTMTVYSPTGKNTGAAVVVFPGGGYQILAIDLEGSEICDWLTPRGITCVLLKYRVTDVGEYPKSGPYPESPMALEDAQRTLGLVRFHAAEWHIDPHKIGVLGFSAGGHLAAAISTHYAKRLYPVVDAADKESCRPDFAVPIYPGHLSLSAAEWDATQGTKKFIVPHPPNADKDLSLNPEIPVTSQTPPTFLLQNEDDHVDNVDDSLSYYIALKNARVPVEMHLYAHGGHAFGLRRTKLPATRWPELVETWLGTIGMIPE
- the purK gene encoding 5-(carboxyamino)imidazole ribonucleotide synthase; amino-acid sequence: MSLSKSKNKIQTAKPILPGATIGIFGGGQLGRMTAMAARAMGYRILVLDPDPACPARFVVDGCIEAGWDDSREAANLARGCDVVTLEIEQIAAASMEAAANFAPVRPSGAMLAIIQNRIEQKDWLRRNGFPLGEYRAVQSIDELRSAIAELGGRCFCKSATGGYDGRGQGKVGFAAGASFEDEVRGAWAALGEGPGVAEKAIELDREISVMVARAPNGEVKVFSPALNHHEDQILAWSVMPAPLPEAMETEARKIAEEIADTFQLEGVLAVEMFCTKDGRLLVNELAPRPHNSYHASERACVTSQFEQLVRAVCDLPLGDVEIVQPAAIVNLLGEVWLNEDGTAREPKFDEALAVPGVRLHLYEKHRPRKGRKMGHLSAVGMTAEEAVELVLKAKALL
- the lpdA gene encoding dihydrolipoyl dehydrogenase — translated: MAETIYDLVVIGGGPAGYTCAIRAAQYGLKAAVVESTDKLGGTCLHVGCIPTKAMLFSAEVWDHLKHAEQYGIDGVSQPKLNWKNLLARKNEIITKHTKGLDFLMKKNKITVVNGYGRLTGPAKEGVFSIEVDKAGKKETVKAKKVVLATGSDARMLPGYKADSTILTNIEVLSIDKLPKSLVVIGSGAVGVEFASIFKSFGTDVTVLEMLPRVVPAEDEDVSKELLRLFKKRGIDMHVSVKDTKIEKNKDGALISWTDANGKAQSKQAEKVLVAVGRAPRTSDVGLDKTKITPDRGFILTNEWMETTEPGVYAIGDIVAGLPQLAHVGAMAGLVVAAKLAGRYARAVNRARVPGCTYCDPQIGSVGLTEAKAKEAGYQVKVGKFPFVGNSKATILDSHDGFIKVVSDAKYGEILGVHIIGPNATELIAECVTALELEATVEEMMFTIHAHPTLSESLLDAFSSVEGMAINV
- a CDS encoding lysozyme, which produces MQPQQSELEPTIHPRSGEAPASAFSYGDKGYALTKQFEGLRLAAYQDQSGIWTIGYGHTGPDVHQGLTITIAQADTLLRSDITRAAACVHRAVTTDIRQCHFDALVDFVFNLGCSRLIDSTLLRHVNAGEFELAAQQFLLWDHAGAAVVPGLLVRRQAEMAIFLSA
- the sucB gene encoding 2-oxoglutarate dehydrogenase, E2 component, dihydrolipoamide succinyltransferase, translating into MPTDVVMPQMGESITEGTITKWLKKPGDTIQRDEPLFEISTDKVDAEIPSPVAGTLSEIKVEEGKTVTINTIVATITENGSASAAAPAKAETAAAPAADTVTPAAAETPAATQGNPPAAAAESAAGPGTEVLMPQMGESITEGTITKWLKKVGDTVQRDEPIFEISTDKVDAEIPSPVAGTLSEIKVEEGKTVTINTVVAVIGGAAGKAAPAAAPAAAAPAATKAAPAAAPAPSAAEGERVRSSPLVRKIAKDNNVDLRQIPGTGSEGRITKTDILGHLEGGAKPAAAAPAAPAPAAAAKPAAPTPQPGELVPMSKMRSIIAQRMVESKRTSPHVHTVFKVDMTRIVKLREKEKSKYEQRNGVKLTYMPFITRAAIVALRKHPVVNAFLQGDAILYNKNINIGIAVALDWGLIVPVLKQTEEKNFLGIARGIVDVADRARNKKLAPDEISGGTFTLTNSGIFGEQFGTPIINQPQSAILGIGGLNKEAEVLTDKDGNDVIAIRSIQRFTLGFDHRIVDGADAGKFMSDFKAYLENWSEDIG
- a CDS encoding phage portal protein, giving the protein MGVRTMVKDVWQKLAGVEAATGTAVGERKTTMLPSIFTPYNQAGRTGQSALPKPTPANLRKFAETPVVRRAINVVKDKIASMDWQIRVRRGYDAASVADASARLNALRLCLEEPNASDSFRVLWEQVLEDLLVGGFGAVEMEATGDALRPFHLWAVDGATIQIDSKWDGDPAKPRYAQATGQLGREGLVPLLDDELMYVRLNPRTHTPFGLGRLEVAFETVNQFLSANRYAGRLASNSVVQYALWLNEATPEQHDRLIRWWQDEIEGTGRVPLLSCEQKPEVLRFAGGTDADLRLAWQEMLIRLIANAFEIPPMLLGLQEGLNRSTAGELADEAFQSAIVPVAKLLAEHITRDIFAKKLGWREFEFCFNDLESRDETEELQIQTALLHAGVLTVDEVRQMRGLAPLTTGEAQ